A window of the Verminephrobacter eiseniae EF01-2 genome harbors these coding sequences:
- a CDS encoding CopG family ribbon-helix-helix protein gives MSIKIDDDTKARVKRLAVARQRTAHWLMHEAITQYVEREEKREAFRQDTLKAWQEYRTTGLHVSADEADAWLAQLEQGKDIEPPECHV, from the coding sequence GTGTCGATCAAGATCGACGACGACACCAAGGCCCGCGTGAAACGGTTGGCTGTTGCTCGCCAGCGCACGGCTCACTGGCTCATGCACGAGGCGATCACCCAGTACGTCGAGCGCGAGGAAAAGCGCGAGGCATTCCGGCAGGACACACTCAAGGCATGGCAAGAGTACCGCACCACCGGGCTGCATGTGAGCGCCGACGAAGCCGATGCGTGGCTGGCCCAGCTCGAACAGGGCAAGGACATCGAGCCACCTGAATGCCACGTCTGA
- a CDS encoding type II toxin-antitoxin system RelE/ParE family toxin, translating to MKVLGHQPGIGRPIEDMPDKFREWLVDFGDSGYVVRYRIDMGAATILAVRHQKEVGF from the coding sequence GTGAAAGTTCTTGGACATCAGCCCGGTATCGGCCGTCCCATCGAGGACATGCCCGACAAGTTCCGGGAATGGCTGGTCGATTTCGGCGACAGCGGCTATGTGGTGCGCTACCGCATCGACATGGGCGCCGCCACGATCCTCGCTGTGCGCCACCAAAAGGAAGTGGGGTTCTGA
- a CDS encoding helix-turn-helix domain-containing protein: MAKKFSELRAKMSPEAQARAAARAEAMLVQMQLQELRKARKVTQVEVAKAMSVEQAAVSKLEHRDDMYVSTLRKYVKALGGELKLVASFPDADIQVHPFKLAH; the protein is encoded by the coding sequence ATGGCCAAGAAATTCAGCGAGTTGCGCGCCAAGATGTCACCAGAGGCTCAAGCCCGTGCTGCTGCACGCGCCGAAGCCATGCTCGTGCAAATGCAACTCCAAGAACTGCGCAAGGCCCGGAAGGTGACGCAGGTCGAAGTCGCCAAGGCCATGAGCGTAGAACAGGCCGCCGTCTCAAAGCTGGAACACCGCGACGATATGTACGTCAGCACACTGCGCAAGTATGTCAAGGCGCTTGGCGGGGAGTTGAAACTGGTGGCCTCGTTTCCCGATGCCGACATTCAGGTTCACCCGTTCAAACTGGCCCACTGA
- a CDS encoding class I SAM-dependent methyltransferase produces MTDASVLTGVPQTMLWTLHNRATEALRPDGWLQDAEAARIYQSIPYDYDRDFGRPDGSHATRSAMFDEALRPWLTAHPGGTVVELGCGLETQFQRCDDGQVRWLGVDVPEAIAVRERYLPASERYRHLGVSALDPAWLDTVDQSRGVFITAQGLFMYFEEADVRRLVTLIAECLSEAQLMFDVIPKWYSRKTVQGLWRTPHYKVPPMPWGLDRHEIAPLLRSWSPRITRVSEEPYRRFRTFPALLGPTISKLPWLGRHVPSVVRVEMAQL; encoded by the coding sequence ATGACCGATGCGAGTGTATTGACCGGCGTTCCACAGACGATGCTGTGGACGCTCCACAACCGTGCTACCGAGGCTTTGCGCCCCGACGGCTGGCTGCAGGATGCCGAGGCGGCCCGGATCTACCAGTCGATCCCATACGACTACGACCGTGACTTCGGCCGTCCCGACGGGTCGCATGCCACACGCTCGGCGATGTTCGACGAGGCACTCCGGCCGTGGCTCACCGCCCACCCGGGCGGGACCGTGGTTGAACTTGGCTGCGGACTGGAAACCCAGTTCCAGCGCTGCGACGATGGTCAGGTGCGCTGGCTGGGCGTGGACGTGCCGGAGGCCATCGCGGTGCGTGAGCGCTATCTGCCGGCCAGCGAACGCTACCGGCACCTGGGTGTGTCCGCACTCGACCCCGCATGGCTGGACACGGTCGATCAGTCGCGTGGGGTCTTCATTACCGCTCAGGGCCTGTTCATGTATTTCGAGGAAGCAGATGTGCGCCGCCTGGTGACGCTCATCGCCGAATGCCTGTCCGAGGCACAGCTGATGTTCGACGTGATTCCGAAGTGGTATTCACGCAAGACCGTCCAGGGACTCTGGCGCACACCGCACTACAAGGTGCCGCCGATGCCGTGGGGCCTGGACCGGCACGAGATCGCACCACTGTTGCGTAGCTGGAGCCCGCGCATTACCCGAGTAAGCGAAGAGCCTTACCGGCGCTTCCGCACCTTTCCAGCCCTGCTCGGTCCCACGATCTCGAAGTTGCCCTGGTTGGGACGCCATGTCCCGAGCGTCGTGCGCGTGGAAATGGCGCAACTGTAG
- a CDS encoding salicylate synthase produces the protein MIGDATLGECLRRWASRHAHRTALVDEDTRISFAQLDRRVDRLAAGLHALGLRRGDRAMVQLPNSIGFVTVCFALLRLGAIPVLAMPTQRAHDIDALCRLAEPVAYFVPDEVGGFDYRPLAAEMARAHPSLRAVVIDGGAGPHVPGAHELATLDGDPQEWAEPSPGDTALLLLSGGTTGVPKLIPRTHADYAYNFTASADLCGLDESTVYLAVLPVAHNFTLACPGVLGTLAQGGTVVLSRTASCDEAMPLIERERVTHLALVPPLAQLWVQAREWEDSDLSSLRLVQVGGSRLAPLLARRLPQALGCRLQQVFGMAEGLLCYTRLDDPEDAIIHTQGRPLSPQDEVRIVDEHDQDVPPGEVGQLLTRGPYTIRGYYRAPEHNAGSFTRDGYYRTGDLVRRDPAGNLIVEGRIKEQIQRGGEKISAAEVEFALGHLPGVRAAAVVGVPDALLGERICAFVQPQDTPINMGGLREALRERGLSTFKLPDQAEVLTHWPLTPVGKIDKHRLIAIAQERRTSGATAPSQAPAPAIARYAERRMAVATAPLALAARLARNLSSQHYTLYEHGSEWSIGLDSVLDVTIDADGTVRRSNGAAWKALPPCAGVAQALAGIPFEGWRAYGRADFELAHLIHGLGGTSGTRPLLKLSIPRSEIRLRSGEALIRALDPADLAAMETLVAAQDASSGPEIGQPVEIARDSGTEHAYKQRVAAAVGEMQAHAYQKVILSRTAEAPAALDMVSSYLVGRRFNTPARSFLLRDGDFEAYGFSPETVVEIDASGRVSTQPLAGTRALSGDTAKDERLRRELLADAKEIAEHAVSVKLTLQEMAEVCAPDSLRVSEFMDVYRRGSVQHLASRVAGQLAPGRDAWRAFEKLFPAVTASGIPKREALDSIRRHEPGPRGLYSGCVMLVDSNGAMDAALVLRSAFRSGDRCWLQAGAGLVPSSTPDREWTETCEKLESVSRHLRLRTPAPPQ, from the coding sequence ATGATCGGTGACGCGACACTAGGCGAATGCCTGCGCCGCTGGGCCAGCAGGCATGCGCACCGCACCGCACTGGTGGACGAAGACACCCGGATCTCGTTCGCCCAACTGGACCGCCGCGTGGATCGCCTGGCGGCAGGCCTGCACGCGCTCGGACTGCGCCGCGGCGACCGCGCGATGGTGCAGTTGCCCAACAGCATCGGCTTCGTCACCGTCTGCTTCGCGCTGCTGCGCCTCGGCGCCATTCCGGTGCTTGCGATGCCCACCCAGCGCGCGCACGACATCGACGCACTCTGCCGCCTCGCCGAGCCCGTGGCCTACTTCGTGCCGGACGAGGTTGGCGGCTTCGACTACCGACCACTGGCTGCGGAGATGGCTCGCGCGCACCCCTCGCTGCGCGCGGTGGTCATCGATGGCGGCGCCGGCCCGCACGTCCCCGGCGCGCACGAGCTCGCGACCCTGGACGGCGATCCGCAGGAATGGGCCGAGCCCTCGCCTGGCGACACCGCGCTGCTCCTGCTGTCGGGCGGGACGACCGGCGTGCCCAAGCTGATTCCGCGCACCCACGCCGACTACGCCTACAACTTCACCGCCTCGGCCGATCTGTGCGGGCTGGACGAGAGCACGGTGTACCTCGCCGTGCTGCCGGTTGCCCACAACTTCACCCTGGCCTGCCCCGGCGTGCTCGGCACGCTGGCGCAGGGTGGAACCGTCGTGCTGTCCCGCACGGCGAGCTGCGACGAAGCGATGCCCCTGATCGAGCGCGAGCGCGTCACCCACCTGGCGCTAGTGCCCCCCCTGGCGCAGCTCTGGGTGCAGGCCCGCGAATGGGAAGACAGCGACCTGTCGAGCCTGCGCCTCGTGCAGGTCGGCGGCTCGCGGCTTGCGCCCCTGCTGGCCCGGCGCCTGCCGCAGGCCCTGGGCTGCCGGTTGCAGCAGGTGTTCGGCATGGCCGAAGGACTGCTGTGCTACACCCGGCTCGACGATCCGGAGGACGCCATCATCCACACCCAGGGACGCCCGCTCTCGCCGCAGGACGAGGTGCGCATCGTGGACGAGCACGATCAGGATGTGCCCCCTGGCGAGGTAGGGCAGTTGCTCACCCGAGGCCCCTACACCATTCGCGGCTACTACCGCGCACCCGAGCACAATGCCGGCAGCTTCACCCGCGACGGCTACTACCGCACCGGCGACCTGGTGCGCCGGGACCCGGCCGGCAACCTGATCGTCGAAGGCCGCATCAAAGAACAGATCCAGCGGGGCGGCGAGAAGATCTCCGCGGCCGAAGTGGAGTTTGCGCTCGGCCATCTCCCAGGCGTGCGCGCCGCAGCGGTCGTCGGCGTCCCCGACGCCTTGCTGGGCGAGCGGATCTGCGCCTTCGTTCAACCGCAGGACACCCCGATCAACATGGGCGGCCTGCGGGAGGCCCTGCGCGAGCGCGGCCTGAGCACATTCAAGTTGCCGGACCAAGCCGAAGTCCTCACCCACTGGCCCCTGACCCCGGTGGGCAAGATCGACAAGCATCGGCTGATCGCAATCGCCCAGGAACGGCGCACCTCCGGCGCCACGGCACCGTCCCAGGCCCCGGCCCCGGCGATCGCACGCTATGCCGAACGCCGCATGGCCGTGGCCACCGCGCCGCTGGCGCTGGCGGCCCGACTGGCCCGCAACCTCTCGTCGCAGCACTACACGCTGTACGAACACGGCAGCGAATGGAGCATCGGACTGGACTCCGTCCTCGACGTCACGATCGACGCCGACGGAACGGTCCGCCGCAGCAACGGTGCCGCCTGGAAGGCACTGCCCCCTTGCGCGGGTGTCGCACAGGCCCTTGCCGGCATTCCGTTCGAAGGCTGGCGCGCGTATGGCCGCGCCGATTTCGAACTGGCGCACCTGATCCACGGCCTCGGCGGCACCTCGGGCACGCGGCCGCTCCTCAAACTGTCCATCCCACGCAGCGAGATCCGCCTGCGATCGGGCGAGGCCCTGATCCGCGCCCTGGACCCCGCCGATCTGGCAGCGATGGAAACCCTGGTGGCCGCCCAGGACGCCTCCTCCGGACCGGAGATCGGCCAGCCCGTCGAGATCGCCCGGGACTCGGGCACCGAGCACGCCTACAAGCAACGCGTCGCCGCCGCCGTCGGCGAGATGCAGGCGCATGCCTACCAGAAGGTCATCCTGTCGCGGACCGCCGAGGCGCCGGCCGCTCTCGACATGGTGTCGAGCTACCTTGTGGGCCGCCGATTCAACACGCCCGCCCGCTCCTTCCTCCTGCGCGATGGCGACTTCGAGGCCTATGGCTTCAGCCCAGAGACCGTGGTGGAGATCGACGCCAGCGGCCGGGTCTCCACCCAGCCGCTGGCCGGCACGCGCGCGCTGTCCGGAGATACCGCAAAAGATGAACGGCTGCGGCGCGAGTTGCTCGCGGACGCCAAGGAAATCGCCGAACACGCCGTCTCCGTGAAGCTAACCCTGCAAGAAATGGCCGAAGTCTGCGCCCCCGACTCCCTGCGCGTGAGCGAGTTCATGGATGTCTATCGCAGAGGCAGCGTCCAGCACCTCGCCTCCCGCGTGGCTGGCCAGTTGGCCCCGGGCCGCGACGCTTGGCGCGCCTTCGAGAAGCTGTTCCCGGCAGTGACCGCATCGGGCATCCCCAAGCGCGAGGCCCTGGACAGCATCCGGCGCCACGAACCCGGGCCGCGCGGCCTCTACAGCGGCTGCGTCATGCTGGTCGACAGCAACGGCGCCATGGACGCCGCGCTGGTGCTCCGCTCGGCCTTTCGCAGCGGCGACCGCTGCTGGCTACAGGCCGGCGCCGGACTGGTGCCCTCCTCCACGCCGGACAGGGAGTGGACGGAAACCTGCGAAAAGCTGGAGTCGGTGTCACGCCACCTGCGCCTGCGAACGCCTGCTCCCCCCCAGTGA
- a CDS encoding thioesterase II family protein, giving the protein MLRAIVEAPDAALHVVMCPFAGGSGGAFRGWHGIGDPGLNVSLAIYPGRDHRMREACAADIGTLAAQLVEALAAAGIAPEQALLAGHSMGAQVAFEVCALLERQGESPAGLVLSGCHAPHLRGRRRLSALDDTAFLTQLVDIGGCSPELLSDPALLALFLPMLRADLRATETYHRPCPPDSQRLRTPALLIHGSNDEEADRSEVAEWTHWLRDAQGPVAIAGDHFYATRRPRAFLGHIARRFEFHSTGIDAR; this is encoded by the coding sequence ATGCTGCGCGCGATCGTGGAAGCACCGGACGCGGCGCTCCACGTGGTGATGTGCCCGTTCGCGGGCGGCAGCGGCGGCGCGTTCCGCGGCTGGCACGGCATCGGGGATCCAGGGCTGAACGTGTCCCTGGCCATCTATCCCGGCCGCGACCATCGCATGCGCGAGGCCTGTGCCGCGGACATCGGCACCCTCGCCGCGCAACTGGTCGAGGCGCTCGCCGCCGCGGGCATCGCACCGGAACAGGCCCTCCTCGCCGGCCACAGCATGGGCGCCCAGGTGGCGTTCGAGGTCTGCGCGCTCCTGGAGCGGCAGGGCGAATCACCGGCCGGCCTCGTGCTGTCCGGCTGCCACGCGCCCCACCTGCGGGGGCGCCGGCGGCTCAGCGCTCTGGACGACACTGCCTTCCTCACGCAGCTCGTCGACATCGGTGGCTGCAGCCCCGAGCTGCTGTCCGACCCCGCGCTGCTGGCCCTGTTCCTACCCATGCTGCGCGCCGACTTGCGCGCCACCGAAACCTACCACCGACCCTGCCCACCAGACTCGCAACGCCTGCGCACCCCGGCCTTGCTCATCCACGGAAGCAACGACGAAGAAGCTGATCGCAGCGAGGTGGCGGAATGGACGCACTGGCTGCGCGACGCGCAAGGCCCGGTCGCCATCGCAGGAGATCATTTCTACGCCACACGGCGGCCACGGGCCTTTCTGGGCCACATCGCGCGCCGCTTCGAATTCCACTCCACAGGCATTGACGCCAGGTGA
- a CDS encoding thiazolinyl imide reductase, with translation MNASTPKTRRVLIAGAKFGEMYLNAFLQAQPGLELAGLLATGSLRAQQLAHAFGIPLYTSVDQVPDGIDIACVVVRSTVVGGTGTALAEAFLRRGMHVVQEHPMHPDDAARLQELARDRDCAYWINSYYAHTLAGQCWIERALRVRQLLDGEAAHFAHLTTSRQLLYSSLDLLLQACGADRAAGNATVEATADEDRAFRLLRLDLGGCRAALRLQTYLDPEDPDLHSLAMHQLTLGWPSGYLSLEASHGPVLWTSALYDPRHRDNGQSLYRSAGDADNDPFAHPSTHVVHPAPPDWRHAFEVDGPCGVGRVLQMLNRHLDGAAVPCAFRPDYQQALARLWQQALRCAGPAHERRLPAPRILGLQELAAPLGLEREAAQ, from the coding sequence ATGAACGCCTCTACCCCGAAAACCCGGCGCGTCCTGATCGCCGGCGCCAAGTTCGGCGAGATGTACCTCAACGCCTTCCTGCAGGCCCAGCCCGGCCTGGAGCTGGCGGGCCTGCTGGCGACCGGCAGCCTGCGGGCGCAGCAACTGGCCCATGCCTTCGGCATTCCGCTCTACACCAGCGTGGACCAGGTGCCGGACGGAATCGACATTGCCTGCGTGGTGGTGCGCTCGACCGTGGTGGGCGGCACCGGCACTGCACTGGCCGAGGCCTTCCTGCGGCGCGGGATGCACGTGGTGCAAGAACACCCCATGCACCCGGACGACGCCGCGCGCCTGCAGGAGTTGGCCCGCGACCGGGACTGCGCCTACTGGATCAACAGCTACTACGCGCACACCCTGGCCGGGCAGTGCTGGATCGAACGGGCCCTGCGCGTGCGGCAGTTGCTGGATGGCGAGGCGGCGCATTTCGCGCACCTGACCACAAGCCGGCAATTGCTCTACTCGTCACTCGATCTGCTGCTGCAGGCCTGTGGTGCGGACCGCGCCGCAGGCAACGCCACGGTGGAGGCCACGGCCGACGAGGACAGGGCCTTCCGCCTGCTGCGGCTGGACCTGGGGGGATGCCGGGCGGCGCTGCGCTTGCAGACCTACCTGGACCCCGAGGACCCCGACCTGCACAGTCTGGCCATGCACCAGCTCACGCTGGGCTGGCCTTCCGGCTACCTGTCGCTGGAAGCGAGCCACGGGCCGGTCCTCTGGACATCGGCGCTGTACGACCCGCGCCACCGCGACAACGGGCAGAGCCTCTACCGCAGCGCGGGGGACGCAGACAATGACCCGTTCGCGCACCCCAGCACGCACGTGGTCCATCCTGCGCCTCCAGACTGGCGCCATGCCTTCGAGGTCGATGGGCCCTGCGGCGTGGGCCGGGTGCTGCAGATGCTGAACCGGCACCTGGACGGCGCTGCCGTCCCCTGCGCCTTCCGGCCGGACTACCAGCAAGCCCTGGCCCGGCTGTGGCAGCAGGCGCTACGCTGCGCCGGACCGGCCCATGAACGCCGCCTGCCTGCGCCGCGCATCCTGGGTCTGCAGGAGCTGGCCGCGCCGCTCGGCCTCGAACGGGAAGCCGCGCAATGA